A portion of the Amyelois transitella isolate CPQ chromosome 2, ilAmyTran1.1, whole genome shotgun sequence genome contains these proteins:
- the LOC106143065 gene encoding GDP-fucose protein O-fucosyltransferase 1 yields the protein MRKHLIGFFLLCAFLSKTTTSLSYDRNGYIAYCPCMGRFGNQADHFLGALAFSKGINRTLILPPWVEYRYGESKSIQIPFDTYFNVDSLQTFHKVITMESFIIDIAPILWPSSKRISFCYTKRAGEENESCNAKSGNPFGPFWDTFNINFVGSEFYGPLNYDAHNKDMMNKWKNKYSSGDWPVLAFTGAPASFPVQKENIYLQKYLSWSDEFKTKSKNFIKNNMSGGGFLGIHLRNGPDWTKACRHVHDSPMLFAAPQCVGYKNEKGPLTISMCLPDKMDIVKQVKRALKKLSDIKYIFVASDSNPMIDDLKRSTNSLDIKIVTLQPSNPHLDLAILGQANYFIGNCVSSFTAFVKRERDSKGLPSEFWSYPYRKKMKHDEF from the exons ATGCGAAAACATTTAattggattctttttattatgtgcATTTTTGTCGAAAACCACAACTTCGTTGAGTTATGACAGAAACGGTTATATTGCTTACTGTCCATGCATGG gTAGATTTGGGAATCAAGCTGATCATTTCTTAGGAGCCCTAGCTTTTAGCAAAGGCATTAACAGAACATTAATATTACCCCCTTGGGTTGAATACAGATATGGAGAGTCAAAGTCTATTCAGATACCTTttgatacatattttaatgttgaCTCCCTTCAGACATTTCATAAAGTTATAACAATGGAatcttttataatagatatagcACCTATACTTTGGCCGAGTAGTAAAAGAATTTCATTTTGCTACACAAAAAGAGCTGGTGAAGAAAATGAAAGTTGTAACGCTAAATCAGGAAACCCATTTGGACCATTTTGGGATACCTTTAATATTAACTTTGTTGGATCAGAGTTCTATGGACCATTGAATTATGATGCTCATAATAAAGACATGATGaataaatggaaaaataaatattcctctGGAGATTGGCCAGTTCTTGCCTTTACAG GTGCTCCAGCAAGTTTTCCTGTTCAAAAggagaatatatatttacaaaagtatTTGTCATGGAGTGAtgaattcaaaacaaaatctaaGAACTTCATAAAGAACAATATGAGTGGAGGTGGATTTCTTGGTATTCATCTTAGAAATGGGCCAGATTGGACTAAAGCATGCAGACACGTTCATGATAGTCCCATGTTGTTTGCTGCTCCTCAATGTGTtggttataaaaatgaaaaagggCCATTGACAATTTCTATGTGTCTTCCAGATAAAATGGACATTGTTAA ACAAGTGAAGAGAGCTTTGAAAAAACTAAGCGacattaagtacatatttgtTGCGTCAGATTCAAATCCTATGATTGATGATCTTAAACGTTCCACAAACAGTctagatataaaaattgtcaCACTACAACCTTCCAATCCACATCTTGACTTGGCAATTCTTGGACAGGCAAACTATTTCATTGGAAATTGTGTATCATCCTTCActgcttttgtaaaaagagaaagGGACAGTAAAGGCTTACCATCAGAATTCTGGTCATATCCGTACCgtaaaaaaatgaaacacGACGAATTTTAA
- the LOC106143068 gene encoding large ribosomal subunit protein uL29, with amino-acid sequence MGKVKCSELRTKDKKELFKQLEELKTELTSLRVAKVTGGVASKLSKIRVVRKAIARVYIVYHQKMKVNLRNHYKNKKYKPLDLRPKKTRAMRKALTKHEAKIKTRKEIRKKSLFPPRVYAVKA; translated from the exons atg GGAAAAGTGAAGTGTTCAGAGTTGCGCACGAAGGATAAAAAAGAGCTTTTCAAACAGCTAGAAGAGCTCAAAACTGAACTAACAAGCTTAAGGGTGGCTAAAGTTACTGGTGGTGTAGCTTCAAAACTGTCTAAAAT aCGTGTTGTACGAAAAGCAATTGCCCGTGTATACATTGTTTATCACCAAAAGATGAAGGTTAACCTTCGCaaccattacaaaaacaagaaatataaGCCCTTGGATTTGAGGCCTAAGAAGACCAGAGCCATGCGTAAAGCTTTGACTAAACATGAAGCCAAAATCAAGACAAGGAAAGAGATCAGGAAAAAGTCTCTTTTCCCTCCTAGAGTTTATGCTGTAAaggcttaa